The genomic interval AGATGTGCGTCTCACCGACCACAGCAGTGTTTTCAACACCGCCCGCGCAGAAGCCCTCGAGCTGGAGAATCTGATCGATGTTGGTATGGCCATCGCACTCTCGGCATTGGAACGGAAAGAGAGTCGGGGTGCCCACTCGAGACCGGATTACCCGGATCGTGATGACAAAAACTGGATGAAGCACAGCCTCTACTTCCAGGATGAAGACAGGATGGACTACAAGCCGGTTCACACCAAACCGTTGACCGTTGAAACCTTCCCACCGAAAGAGCGCGTCTACTGAGACCTGGCCAATGAAATTTATCATCTATCGCTATAACCCGGATGTCGATACCGCTCCCTGGATGCAGGAGTTCGAGGTGGAGGCGACCCAAGGCATGATGCTGCGGGATGCCCTGCTGGAGATTAAACGTCAGGATGAGTCATTTAGCTTCCGCCACTCATGTGGTGAAGGGGTTTGCGGCTCAGATGGTCTTAATGTCAACGGTACCAATCTGCTCGGCTGCATTACTCAGGTGGCTGACCTGAAAGAGCCAATCACTGTCCGCCCACTGCCGGGCCGTCCGGTAGTACGTGATCTGGTCGTCGATATGAGCCAGTTTTACCAACAGTATCGGGCAGTTAAGCCCTACCTGATTCGGAAAGATCCGCTGCCGGAGCAGGAGGTACTGCAGTCACCTGAGGAGCGCGATAAGCTGGATGGACTCTATGAGTGCATTATGTGTGGTTGCTGCTCCACTTCCTGCCCCTCTTTCTGGTGGAATCCTGAGAAATTTCACGGCCCGCAGGCGCTGCTGCAGGCGTGGCGATTCCTTGCCGACAGTCGTGATCAGGCAACGGATGAGCGCCTTGATGCCCTTGAAGGGCCCTATAAACTTTTCCGCTGCCACACCATCATGAACTGTGTAGCCGTCTGCCCCAAACAACTCAATCCCACCAAAGCGATTGGGCATATCAAGGAGTTGATGTTCAAGCACTCGATATGATGGTGGAAGATAGACAGCCTCCCAGTATTGAGCGGCTCCAGTGGCAGTGTCGGCGAGGCATGCTTGAGCTCGACTATCTGTTGCGTGACTTTCTTGATCAGGTCTACCCTGAGCTGAGCAAGAGTGAACAGTTGCTGTTCGTTCGGATGCTCGACTTTGAAGATCGGCAGCTACTTGCATGGCTGGTGGGTGACAGCCAGCCCGAAGAGCCTGCTGTGGCAGAGATGATTGAAAAGATGCAGATGGTTTATCAGCGCCCGCCAAAATAGAGGTAGGCCATGGTGATGTCAATTCAGCCACTTCAGGGCGATTTCGGCGAGTCGTCCTTGCCGGACATAAGGAAGTAGGCACCCGCCGCTGCCAGGGCAATCCACAGTCCCATGGATGCCGCCCCCAGCATCTCCCAGAGGGCACCGATATTCAGCAAGAGTATCAGTGCCACGCCCAGTAGGACATTGCCCAACACGAAACTGCGGCTTTTTTCATTGTCGTTCATGATCAGTAAATAAAGGGTGAATTCAGAATGGGCATGAGGGTAGCATTTCCACCCATCCCGCTCCACTCACCACATAATCCCAGAATCCTCAGTTGATCGCCCCATTCTACGGGCAAGGCGTTGACTTTAATTGCATTGACCGCGATTGCCTATTTCACTCTCCGGGTGAATTACGCTACAAGGCGGATAGCGCACTTGGTTTGGCGCATTACTGCGTTACAACTCCTTGGAATAGGCAGAAAATTGCTCCTGCATTTTCTGCATACCGTCCATCCATGGACATAAACAACTATGACCCGTCGTTGTGCCTTGTACTGCACCAACCCAAGTGCACTCTCCACCCTGTCCAACTGAGGATTCTAGGATAATTGATCTACTGGAATGAATTCCGTCTCACGGACAGCCAAACTTTGGCCATACTTGCCAGTATGGACAGGAGGTTGATCATGCCGACAAAATCACTCATACCGCTTATCTGCACGTTATTGCTATTTAGTACGACGCTGCCTGCCGATGACTATCTGCAACAACGCCAAGCGCTGATGGCAGAGATACAGCAGGATGCGACAGGATTACGGGATGGAAAATTTTCAGCCAGGACCATGAGCGCCATGGGGCGGGTGCCACGCCACGAGTTTGTCTCCGCACGCCTGCGCAACAAAGCCTATAAAAACCGCCCGCTATCCATTGGTCACGGACAGACCATATCACAGCCCTTCATCGTCGCCCTGATGACCGATCTGCTGGCGATATCACCTGGAGACAAGGTGTTTGAGCTGGGCACGGGTTCCGGCTATCAAGCCGCCGTGTTGGCCGAGCTGGGGGCCGATGTTTACAGCATGGAGATTGTCGAATCCTTGGGTCTGGCTGCGGCACAGCGCCTAAAGCGCCTCAACTACACCAATGTCAGGGTAGAGGTGGCCGATGGCTACCACGGCTGGCCCGATGCAGCCCCCTTCGATGCCATCATTGTCACCGCCGCAGGCGACCACATCCCTACTCCACTGATACAGCAGCTGAAACCCGGGGGACGCATGGTCCTGCCGGTCGGTGGCCGTTACTTGGTACAGCAACTGATACTGGTGACACGTAGCGAAGACGGCATGCTGCTCACACAGAACATCCTGCCGGTGGCCTTTGTGCCACTTACCGGCAACCATTGATGACAGCAGTGAATCAGCGGCTCCCGCCCTGGTTTGCCATCGGCCTGCTGTCCGCCGGCGCCCTGGCCTATGAGGTGCTGCTCATGCGCCTCTTTTCACAGATCCACTGGCACAGTCTGGTAGGGCTGATCATCAGCCTGGCATTATTGGGTTATGGCGCCAGCGGCACCTTTATCACCCTGTTGCGGCAACGATTACTCGCACATTATGAGCATTTTTTTGTGCTTAATGCCTTGCTCTTTGGCATCGGCGGCATCTTGGCATTTTACCTCGCCTCACGCCTACCCCTCAACCCTATGGCAATGGCCTGGGATGGCCGCCAGCTGCTCCACTTCATTGCCATCTATCTGCTACTGAGCCTGCCCTTCTTTGCGGTCGCCAATGCTATTGGCATTACCCTGTGGCGCTTTCCCGGCCAGATCAACCGGGTCTATGCCGCCGATCTGCTGGGGGCTGGCTTGGGTGCTGCACTGGTGCTTGCCCTGCTGTTCATCTTGACCCCATCAGACGCCCTGCACGGGGTAGCCCTGACCGGGCTGCTGGCTGCCATAACGACGCAGGGTATTACGCACAAACAGCGCTTGGCGTTGGCACTCGTAGCAGCACTCGGGCTCAGCCTGCTACCCAGTCAATGGCTGCAGGCACCAACGGCCGACTATAAGGCTTTAGCACAGTCGCTGGCAGTCAAGGGAGCAAAAGTAACCGCACAGCAGAGCAATCCACTTGGGGTGATCACCCTTGTAGAAAGCCCTGAAGCCCCCTTTCGTCACGCGCCGGGACTCAGCCTGATCACCCCCACCTTGCCCCCTGAACAGACAGCACTGTTTGTCGATGGCGAGGTGATGGGTGTCCAGTATCGCCTATCTTCGAATACCGCCCATCTCGACTATCTGATATCGGCCTTGGGTTATGCGCTATTGGAGAAGCCCCGTGTACTGCTGGCCGGGGCACACGATGGTTCGGCAGTGGCTCAGGCATTGGCAGCGGGTGCCACACAGGTCCATGTGGTAGAGGCCAATCCACTGCTGGCCGAACTATTGGCAGACGAGCTGACGTCACAACCAGTGGTCATACACCCGGTGGCATGGCGTCGTTTCCTGCGGGAAAAGGATGAAGAATACGACCTGATCCAGCTGTCATTGGGTGATGCGTTGGGTGGGATAGCCGGCCTACAGGCGCAGCAGGAGAATTACCGTTACACGGTAGAGGCCTTTCGTGATGTCTGGCGACACCTGACCGAGCGGGGAGTGATCAGTATTACCCGTGGTCTACAGATGCCGCCAAGAGGCAGCCTGAAACTGATCTCGACCGTGACGGCAGCGCTACGGCAGGAGGGGGTGGTAGCACCCGAGCTGCACTTGGCATTGGTGCGCAGTTGGAACACGGTCAGCCTGCTGCTTGCGCGCACACCGCTGTCTGCACAGCAGCGACAGGCCATTCGCCACTTCAGCCAACAGCGCATGTTCGATCTGGTCTATCTGGCGGATATCAGGCCTGAAGAACTGAACCGCTATCACAAGCTTGCACGCCCCAGCGTTTACGAGGGCGTGGCCACCCTGTTGACAGCACAGGCCCCGCAACACATGGAGACCCATCCCTTCATCATTGCCCCCGCCACGGATGATCGCCCCTATTTCAACCGTTTCACCCGCTTGAGTGAGCTTATCGGCCTGCTGCAACGGCCCGGTCGTGCGGGCCTGGCCCAAATCGACTGGGGCTATTTCATGCTGCTCACCGCCTTGCTCATCGCCCTGCTGAGCAGCATAGTACTCATCTTGCTGCCGCTTTGGTGGCGGCGGCAAGATAGCCCGACCAGAAACCGACGATGCCGTGGAGTGGTCCTCTACTTCGGCGCCATTGGCCTCGCCTTCCTATTTATTGAGATCGCCTTCATCCAGCGTTTCCAGCTCTTTCTGGGCGCCCCCATCTATGCGGTTGCGGTGGTACTGGGCGGTTTTCTGCTCGCGGCGGCTGCGGGCAGTAAGATTTCACACAGACTGGCCTGCCGATATGGCACCTCCCTGACATTGACTGCTGCCATCTGCCTGATTGCACTCATCACCATCGTCTATCTGTATTGGCTGCCCGCACTGTTTGCCTGGCCGGGGCCGCTGCCCATAGAGGCCCGCACTGCCATCTGCCTCATACTGATCGCACCCCTCGGCATGGCCATGGGCATGCCCTTCCCCCTGGGGCTATCATCCCTGGGGGACACTGCCCCACAGCTGATTCCCTGGGCCTGGGGCATCAACGGTTGCGCCTCGGTGATCAGCGCACTGCTGGCCCCGTTGCTGGCCATGGAGATCGGCTTTAGTGGTGTGATCCTGCTCGCCACCTTGTTCTATTTTCTAGCGCTGGCCGCCAGCCGCCTTGACTGCGAATCAAAGACTTTAGTAGGTTGAGGGTCAATGCACGGCCTGACGGTGGTTCTGAGTCTAAGTCGGTGCTATTCGGGCACTTAGTATATTTAGCTAAGTTCAACGGTTATCATCACTTCCAACTACCGACGTTTTTTAAATCACAAGGAAAGTGATGCATCACTCCTACTCACCGCTCCGCGTTGAAATCTTACCGTCACCAACGCTGGTGATGTTTATCCACTCTCTCCACGGTGCGGTTTTTATCTTTTGCCTCTTCCTTCCTTTGCCGATTGGGGTAATAGGTGTCAGCTTACTGATGGTCATCACAAGCTGGGTTGTTGCCGCTCGAAGGTATATTGTGTGTGTTGGAGATGCGGGTATAACTACAGTTGAGTGGCAGTGTGATAGTGGCTGGTCACTGCTGGAGGGTGATAGTCAAGCGCAGCAGGTGGAGCTGCTCGAAGGAACTTTTGTCTCTACCTGGATGATTATTCTCAGGTTCAGATTGGGCCGTTTCAGAGAGCGGTATTTGATTCTTCTATCGGATAATACCGATGCTGATGAGGTGCGCCGGTTACGGATTCGTTTACGCAATTATCCAGGGGAGGCTCTAAACAAGTCATAAACGATTGTTTGGGCTCAACTACCTACCATCGTTCTTGGATGCCTTGGGGTGATAGTTGTCCGGCATAAGAATAGTGGGGCTGCGCTGATATCTGTCGTCACGCTTGGGGAAATCGAGTGTAAAGTGTAGTCCCCGGCTCTCTTTTCTGCTCTGAGCAGAGCGCACGATGAGGCTGGCAACTTCCACCAGGTTACGCAGTTCCAGTAGATCATTGGTGACGCGGAAGTTGCTGTAGTACTCCCTGATCTCCTGCTGAAGCAAGTTGATACGGCGCCTGGCCCGTTCCAACCGTTTGTTTGTGCGGACGATACCGACGTAGTCCCACATGAAACGGCGCAGTTCATCCCAGTTGTGGGCTACCACCACCTCCTCATCTGAATCGGTTACCCGGCTCTCATCCCAGGCACTTACTTCAGGAGGATTTGGTGTTGATTCAATTTTTTCAGCAATGTCCTGTGCAGCTGCCTGGGCAAAGACGAGGCACTCCAATAGAGAGTTACTGGCCATCCGGTTGGCACCGTGAAGGCCGGTGTAGGAGGCTTCTCCAATGGCATAGAGGTTGGGTGTATCGGTTAGCCCCTGGGCGTCGCTGATGATGCCGCCACAGGTGTAGTGTGCCGCCGGTACTACAGGGATGGGCTCTTGAGTGATGTCGATGCCATACTCTTTGCAGCGGCGGTGAATGGTGGGGAAATGATCGAGGATGAACTTTTCCGGCTTGTGACTGATATCGAGATAGACACAATCCTCTCCAAGACGTTTCATCTCATGGTCTATCGCTCGGGCAACGATATCTCTGGGAGCCAGCTCCGCCCGTTCATCGAAACGAGGCATAAATCGGCTACCATCTGCCAGCAGTAGTTTACCGCCTTCACCACGTATCGCTTCGGTGATTAGAAAGGATTTGGCTTCGGGGTGATAGAGGCAGGTCGGGTGAAACTGGATAAACTCCATATTGGCAACCCGGCAGCCGGCACGCCAAGCCATGGCGATACCGTCACCGGTGGCGACATCTGGGTTGCTGGTATAGAGATATACTTTGCTTGCGCCGCCGGTAGCGATGACGGTGGCACTTGCCAGGAACGTCTCAACGTGACTGGACTCGGTATTCAAAATGTAGGCGCCGACACAGCGCCTGTCGCTCCCCAAATTTTTGTTCGCCAGTATCAGGTCGACGGCGTTGTGGTGTTCAAACAGATGGATGTTGCTGCGTTTTCTGGCATCCTGCTCAATACGGATTTCGACCTCCTGGCCGGTGGCGTCCGCTGCGTGAACCACTCTGCGCTTGGAGTGCCCACCCTCCCTGGTAAGGTGAAGAACTTCAGAGGAGGGTCGCTCACGGGTGAAATCGACACCTTCATCCAGCAGCCATTGGATATTTTCAGGCCCATGTTCTGCCACCTGCCGGATAATCTCCCTGTCGCAGAGGCCGGCGCCGGCATTAAAAGTGTCCTCGATGTGAGATTCAATCGAATCATTCTCATCGAGCACTGCGGCAATGCCACCCTGAGCATAGTAGGTGTTGCCCTCAGCGAGCGCCTTTTTTGAAATGACCGCGACCTGCAGGTGTTGCGGGAGGCGCAGCGCCAGACTGAGGCCGGCGGCGCCACTACCGATGACCAAAACATCAAAATGGTGGTGAGTATTCATCAGGGATTGCCGGATTTCCGTCTTAGGGTCATAATCTCTCGAATTAGAGAACCCCTTTTGGGGTTTGGATGACGAATCCTAGCCTATCTTGGCGGTTTCGAGAACCACTATATTAAATAGAACTTATTCCATTACAGGCTGTCAGTTCACAGTGAACAATAGAGATTGCTTGCCAAAATCAGGGGGTAAGCCCGGATGGGCGAGCGGAAGGTAGATCAGGAGCTGGTTGAACGCGTACAGCGCGGAGACAAAAAGGCCTTCGATCTACTGGTGCTGAAGTACCAACAGAAGGTGATGAATTTAGTCTCTCGCTATATTCGGGATGCCAGTGAGACACAGGATGTGGCACAGGAGGCCTTTATCAAGGCTTATCGCGCACTCCCCGGTTTTCGAGGGGATAGTGCGTTCTATACCTGGCTCTATCGGATTGCCATCAATACGGCAAAGAATCACTTGGTTGCCAGGAAGCGACGCCCACCGGGGAGTGATATTGATGCGGAGATGGCGGAGCAACTCGATTCCGGTATCCGCCTGAAGGAGATGGCAACACCGGAGCATCACGCTCTCGAGAGCGAGTTGGCCGACACGGTGCGTCTCGCAATCGATGAATTGCCGCAAGATTTGCGCACGGCAATTACACTACGAGAGCTGGAAGGCTTAAGCTATGAGGAGATCGCCAAGGCTATGGAGTGCCCCGTGGGTACGGTCAGATCGAGAATCTTTCGTGCTCGCGCGGCGATTGAGAAGAGGCTGCAGCCACTGCTGGCCTAACAACTGCTTAGTGATTAACTACGGCCATGACTGACGAAATTAGAGAACAACTTTCAGCGTTACTGGACGATGAGCTTGCTCACCACGAGATGCAGGCTCTTCTTGATCGACTCCAGGATGATGATGATCTCCATGACAGCCTGGATACTTATCAGTTGATAAGTGATGTTATGCGGGGTGAAGGAGTACGGTTATCTCCCGCTGGGATTGCCGGGGCGATACGGGAGCAGATTAAGTCTGAACCGGCGATCATTGCCGCACCAGCCCGTGGTCACGGTTCGAAGTTTGGGAGTAGGGTACATCATTGGGCCAAGCCTGCTGTTGGGGCCGCCCTGGCTGCCTCAGTGGCGGTTATGGCAGTTTATCTGTTCCCACAGATACAGGGAGTGGCAGGTGGCGATGGTGTGCCGATTGTCGCTTCATCGGCAAACGCTCCCTACCATGAACGTACAGCTACGCGCTGGAAGAACCTGCCTGGGCCGAAGGTTGAATCTCAACTAAATCGCTATCTGGTTGATCATAATGAGTTTTCCTCCTCTGGTGCTATGTCGGGTGTCGCTCCTTATGCGAGCTTTGTCACCTATGATAGCAACAGTAGTCGTTAGTCCAATGATGCTTCGTCGCTTTTTACTCCCTCTTCTGCTGGGCCTCTCCACGGTCTCCTTCCAAACATTCGGGGAGACTGATCAGGGGGGGGTTAGAGTCTGGCTTGAGAAGATGGTCAATGCAGTTCATACCCTTAGTTACGAAGGTACTTTCGTCTATCTGCATGACAATCATCTGGAGAGTATGCGCATCGTCCACAGCGCCAACAGCAAGGGGGAGAGTGAGCGTTTGATCTCCCTCAATGGTGTTGCGCGGGAAGTTGTTCGTGACAATGCGTCAGTCACTTGCATCGCACCTGACTCCAGGTCCGTATCCATCGGTAGCCGGGTGCTGGGTCAGGGCTTTAGGGCGGTACTGTCCGTTGATACCGGCCAGCTCGATGATCACTACAGTTTCTTCAGTCTAGGAGAGGCGAGGGTGGCTGACCGTGCTGTGGCAGTGGTTGCCATCGTACCCAAAGATCACTATCGATACGGTTACCGGATATACCTCGATAAGCAGCATGGGTTGCCATTAAAGACGGACATGCTTAATGCCAATGGTGATGCCATATCCCAGATTATGTTCACACAGTTACAGGTAGATACTAATGTTGAGGCGCTGACGGAGCCCTCCATTGCAGGTAAAGAGGATTACCAGTGGGTTCAACAGAAACCCCTGAGGCAGATGCCTGGAGGGGGTGACAAAGGCTGGCAATTCAACGACCTTCCTGCAGGTTTTGCCGTCACTTTGCATGCCAGGAAATCTGCAGGAAAGGGTGATGCCGGTATGGATCATTTTGTTATATCAGACGGCCTCGCCTCTCTCTCCCTCTATGTTGAGAAAGCGGGTACTGACGCCGGATTGCATGGCGCTTCCAACATGGGTGCAATCAATGCCTTTGGCAACCGTTTGCAAGAGTTTCAGGTGACGGTGATCGGTGAAGTGCCGGCGCTGACGGTGGAGCAGGTCGCCAAGGCGTTGCATAGAATTCAATGATCGAAGAGCAGGCCTTGGTTATATCCACTGACGGTGAGTTTGCTATCGTCGAGACTGAGCGTAAAGCCACATGTGGCGGCTGTGCCGGTAGCAGCACTTGCGGTGTATCTGCAATATCCAAGGTGTTTGGCCAGCGACGCAGTTCTTTCAAAGTTCTAAATGGTATCGGTGCGTCACCAGGCGAGCAGGTCATTCTCGGATTGGCTGAATCCACCCTGTTGAAGAGTTCTGTCATCCTCTATCTTGTTCCCCTGTTTTCATTCTTTCTTTTTTCTCTGCTCGGACGTTGGCTCGCCACTCTGCTTGAGTTCAAATCGACGGAACCAATGATAATAGTTAGTGGTCTATTGGGTCTGTTGGTAGGGCTGCTGTATCTACGTTATCACGCTGGGTCAACCCGCAGTGATAAGAGGTATCAAGCTGTGATACTGCGCCGTGCCGGAAGGGTTTATGTGACCCTGGATGGTTGATGATTTTTACCGGGAGTTTTTTATGTACACAGAGCGAGTTAGGGATCGATACTTCAGTTTTTTCTGGATGTTATTGTTGGTGTTGGCATCAACTGCCTCCCATGCCCGAGCACTACCGGATTTTACACAGCTGGTAATTGATAACAGCCCATCGGTGGTCAATATCAGTACTAAGCAACATCGCCCACAGATCAGACAGCTCGGCAAAGATTTTCAGATCCCCAATCTACCCGAAGATAGCCCGCTTAATGATCTTTTTCGGCGTTTTCTCGGTGAAGGTTTCGGACAGCTTGAGCCGAGGGAACACGATGCGCAGTCACTTGGATCGGGATTTGTTATCTCCAAGGATGGCTATATTCTAACCAACTACCACGTAGTCAATGGTGCTGATGAGATCCTAGTGCGTCTCAACAGCCACCACGAGTATATGGCGGAGGTCATCGGTATGGATAAAGCCAGCGACGTCGCTCTGTTGAAGATAGATGCCAAGGGACTGCCCATGGTAAAAGTGGGTAGCAGCAGTGATCTAAAGGTGGGGGCTTGGGTGCTGGCGATTGGTTCACCCTTTGGTTTTGATCATTCCGTCACTGCCGGTATCGTTAGTGCGAAGGGGCGTAGCCTGCCGAGCGAAAACTATGTGCCCTTCATACAGACCGACGTTGCCATCAATCCGGGTAATTCAGGCGGGCCACTGTTTAACATGAAGGGTGAAGTGGTGGGTATCAACTCTCAGATCTATAGCAGGACGGGGGGCTTTATGGGCCTCTCCTTCGCTATCCCCATAGAGATGGCGATGAATGTC from Candidatus Sedimenticola sp. (ex Thyasira tokunagai) carries:
- a CDS encoding succinate dehydrogenase iron-sulfur subunit produces the protein MKFIIYRYNPDVDTAPWMQEFEVEATQGMMLRDALLEIKRQDESFSFRHSCGEGVCGSDGLNVNGTNLLGCITQVADLKEPITVRPLPGRPVVRDLVVDMSQFYQQYRAVKPYLIRKDPLPEQEVLQSPEERDKLDGLYECIMCGCCSTSCPSFWWNPEKFHGPQALLQAWRFLADSRDQATDERLDALEGPYKLFRCHTIMNCVAVCPKQLNPTKAIGHIKELMFKHSI
- a CDS encoding succinate dehydrogenase assembly factor 2; translated protein: MMVEDRQPPSIERLQWQCRRGMLELDYLLRDFLDQVYPELSKSEQLLFVRMLDFEDRQLLAWLVGDSQPEEPAVAEMIEKMQMVYQRPPK
- a CDS encoding protein-L-isoaspartate(D-aspartate) O-methyltransferase, whose translation is MPTKSLIPLICTLLLFSTTLPADDYLQQRQALMAEIQQDATGLRDGKFSARTMSAMGRVPRHEFVSARLRNKAYKNRPLSIGHGQTISQPFIVALMTDLLAISPGDKVFELGTGSGYQAAVLAELGADVYSMEIVESLGLAAAQRLKRLNYTNVRVEVADGYHGWPDAAPFDAIIVTAAGDHIPTPLIQQLKPGGRMVLPVGGRYLVQQLILVTRSEDGMLLTQNILPVAFVPLTGNH
- a CDS encoding spermidine synthase; translated protein: MTAVNQRLPPWFAIGLLSAGALAYEVLLMRLFSQIHWHSLVGLIISLALLGYGASGTFITLLRQRLLAHYEHFFVLNALLFGIGGILAFYLASRLPLNPMAMAWDGRQLLHFIAIYLLLSLPFFAVANAIGITLWRFPGQINRVYAADLLGAGLGAALVLALLFILTPSDALHGVALTGLLAAITTQGITHKQRLALALVAALGLSLLPSQWLQAPTADYKALAQSLAVKGAKVTAQQSNPLGVITLVESPEAPFRHAPGLSLITPTLPPEQTALFVDGEVMGVQYRLSSNTAHLDYLISALGYALLEKPRVLLAGAHDGSAVAQALAAGATQVHVVEANPLLAELLADELTSQPVVIHPVAWRRFLREKDEEYDLIQLSLGDALGGIAGLQAQQENYRYTVEAFRDVWRHLTERGVISITRGLQMPPRGSLKLISTVTAALRQEGVVAPELHLALVRSWNTVSLLLARTPLSAQQRQAIRHFSQQRMFDLVYLADIRPEELNRYHKLARPSVYEGVATLLTAQAPQHMETHPFIIAPATDDRPYFNRFTRLSELIGLLQRPGRAGLAQIDWGYFMLLTALLIALLSSIVLILLPLWWRRQDSPTRNRRCRGVVLYFGAIGLAFLFIEIAFIQRFQLFLGAPIYAVAVVLGGFLLAAAAGSKISHRLACRYGTSLTLTAAICLIALITIVYLYWLPALFAWPGPLPIEARTAICLILIAPLGMAMGMPFPLGLSSLGDTAPQLIPWAWGINGCASVISALLAPLLAMEIGFSGVILLATLFYFLALAASRLDCESKTLVG
- a CDS encoding protein YgfX, which translates into the protein MHHSYSPLRVEILPSPTLVMFIHSLHGAVFIFCLFLPLPIGVIGVSLLMVITSWVVAARRYIVCVGDAGITTVEWQCDSGWSLLEGDSQAQQVELLEGTFVSTWMIILRFRLGRFRERYLILLSDNTDADEVRRLRIRLRNYPGEALNKS
- the nadB gene encoding L-aspartate oxidase, whose product is MNTHHHFDVLVIGSGAAGLSLALRLPQHLQVAVISKKALAEGNTYYAQGGIAAVLDENDSIESHIEDTFNAGAGLCDREIIRQVAEHGPENIQWLLDEGVDFTRERPSSEVLHLTREGGHSKRRVVHAADATGQEVEIRIEQDARKRSNIHLFEHHNAVDLILANKNLGSDRRCVGAYILNTESSHVETFLASATVIATGGASKVYLYTSNPDVATGDGIAMAWRAGCRVANMEFIQFHPTCLYHPEAKSFLITEAIRGEGGKLLLADGSRFMPRFDERAELAPRDIVARAIDHEMKRLGEDCVYLDISHKPEKFILDHFPTIHRRCKEYGIDITQEPIPVVPAAHYTCGGIISDAQGLTDTPNLYAIGEASYTGLHGANRMASNSLLECLVFAQAAAQDIAEKIESTPNPPEVSAWDESRVTDSDEEVVVAHNWDELRRFMWDYVGIVRTNKRLERARRRINLLQQEIREYYSNFRVTNDLLELRNLVEVASLIVRSAQSRKESRGLHFTLDFPKRDDRYQRSPTILMPDNYHPKASKNDGR
- the rpoE gene encoding RNA polymerase sigma factor RpoE gives rise to the protein MGERKVDQELVERVQRGDKKAFDLLVLKYQQKVMNLVSRYIRDASETQDVAQEAFIKAYRALPGFRGDSAFYTWLYRIAINTAKNHLVARKRRPPGSDIDAEMAEQLDSGIRLKEMATPEHHALESELADTVRLAIDELPQDLRTAITLRELEGLSYEEIAKAMECPVGTVRSRIFRARAAIEKRLQPLLA
- a CDS encoding sigma-E factor negative regulatory protein, encoding MTDEIREQLSALLDDELAHHEMQALLDRLQDDDDLHDSLDTYQLISDVMRGEGVRLSPAGIAGAIREQIKSEPAIIAAPARGHGSKFGSRVHHWAKPAVGAALAASVAVMAVYLFPQIQGVAGGDGVPIVASSANAPYHERTATRWKNLPGPKVESQLNRYLVDHNEFSSSGAMSGVAPYASFVTYDSNSSR
- a CDS encoding MucB/RseB C-terminal domain-containing protein, with amino-acid sequence MIATVVVSPMMLRRFLLPLLLGLSTVSFQTFGETDQGGVRVWLEKMVNAVHTLSYEGTFVYLHDNHLESMRIVHSANSKGESERLISLNGVAREVVRDNASVTCIAPDSRSVSIGSRVLGQGFRAVLSVDTGQLDDHYSFFSLGEARVADRAVAVVAIVPKDHYRYGYRIYLDKQHGLPLKTDMLNANGDAISQIMFTQLQVDTNVEALTEPSIAGKEDYQWVQQKPLRQMPGGGDKGWQFNDLPAGFAVTLHARKSAGKGDAGMDHFVISDGLASLSLYVEKAGTDAGLHGASNMGAINAFGNRLQEFQVTVIGEVPALTVEQVAKALHRIQ
- a CDS encoding SoxR reducing system RseC family protein, yielding MIEEQALVISTDGEFAIVETERKATCGGCAGSSTCGVSAISKVFGQRRSSFKVLNGIGASPGEQVILGLAESTLLKSSVILYLVPLFSFFLFSLLGRWLATLLEFKSTEPMIIVSGLLGLLVGLLYLRYHAGSTRSDKRYQAVILRRAGRVYVTLDG
- a CDS encoding DegQ family serine endoprotease, which codes for MYTERVRDRYFSFFWMLLLVLASTASHARALPDFTQLVIDNSPSVVNISTKQHRPQIRQLGKDFQIPNLPEDSPLNDLFRRFLGEGFGQLEPREHDAQSLGSGFVISKDGYILTNYHVVNGADEILVRLNSHHEYMAEVIGMDKASDVALLKIDAKGLPMVKVGSSSDLKVGAWVLAIGSPFGFDHSVTAGIVSAKGRSLPSENYVPFIQTDVAINPGNSGGPLFNMKGEVVGINSQIYSRTGGFMGLSFAIPIEMAMNVADQLRDQGRVSRGWLGVQIQDVTRELADSFGMKQPRGALVARVFADSPAEKAGIEAGDIILQFNGKHLHDSTMLPPLVGSSRVNKPAKILILRSGKRKTISVEIGELPADDKIELAAKEVKKSVGNLLGLVVRDITRQLLRQFKLDAKHGVLVETVKSGPAKAAGIRQGDIIQMINNRRVRNLEEFEAQLARLPKGEYINVLVMRRSGPIFLALQVPGE